The Anabaena sp. PCC 7108 region ATTCCTGACTACAAACCTTTAATTATTTACATTGCTCTACTTAATTTTCAGATTGCTGTTTAGATAATTAGTAAATAGCATATATGTAAATTTGCTGGATCTGATTTTGTGCTTTTAACTCATATTTTCTGGTTCCTAAATTACAGTATATTACGTTATCTAAATATCTTGACATAGAGTAGTTTAGTGAATACTATGTCAATCAATCAGGATTTAATTTACTTTTCTGGGAATCTCTGTCATATCCTTTACCACTATCCTCACATCAATATATGAAACTAAACTGGTTATTACTTAGCCTCACAAGTGTTCTTCTAATATCCTTGCCAGCAAAGGCAAATTTTAACACGAATCAAGTTGAGAACGCAAACGTTGGACAGGGAAATCGCTCAAATTTACAACTACCAGAATTAAAATTTATTCCTCCAACTCTTTCAGAAGATTTTGCCAATCCAATAGATACTGCTAAATACACTGGTATAGTCCCTTTAGGAAGAGAATTATCAGAACTACAGACTCCGATTAAAGCATTAATGGCTCGATACAGATTCCTCACTCCCGGAATCTTTTTTATGGACTTGCAAACCGGAAATTATTTAAATATAAATGGTGATCAACCTTTCTCGGCTGCTAGTACAATTAAGTATCCTATTTTGATTGCTTTATTTCAGGAAGTAGATGCAGGGAGAATCAACTTAAATGAAACATTGGTGATGCAACGTAAACACGTTACTGGTGGTTCTGGAGATATGCAGTATCGGCGAGTAGGAACTAAGCTGAGTCTTTTAGAAACTGTCAATAAAATGATGACTATTAGCGATAATACCGCTACCAATATGATGATCGACCGTTTAGGTGGTAAGGCAAATTTAAATCAGCGGTTTCGGGCTTGGGGGTTACAAAGTACTGTAATTAAGAATATGTTAGGAGACTTTAAAGGAACTAATAAAACTAGTGCCAAAGACTTAGTCAGACTGTCAGCTTTAATTACAAATAATCAATTAATTTCTGATACAAGTCGCTCTCAAGTTTTAGGTATTATGATTCATTGTCATAATAGAAGCCTACTGCCATCTGGCTTGGGTAATGGGGCAAGTATTGCTCATAAAACAGGAACTCTGAGGTTTGTACTGGGAGACGCGGGTATTATTGAAACACCATCAGGTAAACGCTATTTAGCAGGAATTTTCGTGCGAAGACCAAATAATGACAGTAGAGCCATAGCTTTTATTCGTCAAGTATCTCAGGTTGTATATGGTTATTTCGAGCAACCAAAAGTTACCAATCTACCTCAATTATAAATTTGATTAATTTATAAATTAAATTGCCAATTTCATCAAAATAACGGGGCTTAAACAACCATTAAGCCCAAAATAGCTCCAGTCACAGCAAATATGTCACAATTAAGTAGTTTTTTGATGTTAACTAATAAAATTTTTCCTCATAAATTTACAAAAGTTCATATCTTAGCAGAACTGTACAAGTAAACCTTGAAAAACAAGGTGTGATCTTAAGTCTTCTCATTTTTATCTGCCATGTGGTAAGGTTATATAAAAATGAGAAGATTATGAAAATAAATAAATGAACATAACTGTCAATAGTTTCCCAGCACAACTATCGGCTGTTGCATCTGGGCTATTATTAGGTTTTTGGCTGAGTGGATGTAGTTCCACCCCTGATGATCAATCCCAGGTAAATGCTACACCTAAGGCTATCAGTGCTGTAAATCCTGCCAAGAAAGACAAAAAGGTAATTCTCACAACTTTCACTGTTATTGCAGACATGGCTAAAAATGTAGCGGGTGATCAGGCAATTGTGGAATCAATTGTTAAACCTGGTGCAGAAATTCACGGCTATGAACCGACACCCAGTGATTTAGTTAGGGCGAAATCAGTTAACCTAATTTTAGACAATGGTTTGAGTTTAGAACGCTGGGCAGAGAAATTTTACAACAGTGTTCCTAAGGTTCCTCACATTACTCTAAGTGACGGAATTAAACCTGTAGAAATTGCGGAAAATGC contains the following coding sequences:
- a CDS encoding serine hydrolase, translating into MKLNWLLLSLTSVLLISLPAKANFNTNQVENANVGQGNRSNLQLPELKFIPPTLSEDFANPIDTAKYTGIVPLGRELSELQTPIKALMARYRFLTPGIFFMDLQTGNYLNINGDQPFSAASTIKYPILIALFQEVDAGRINLNETLVMQRKHVTGGSGDMQYRRVGTKLSLLETVNKMMTISDNTATNMMIDRLGGKANLNQRFRAWGLQSTVIKNMLGDFKGTNKTSAKDLVRLSALITNNQLISDTSRSQVLGIMIHCHNRSLLPSGLGNGASIAHKTGTLRFVLGDAGIIETPSGKRYLAGIFVRRPNNDSRAIAFIRQVSQVVYGYFEQPKVTNLPQL